From one Trifolium pratense cultivar HEN17-A07 linkage group LG1, ARS_RC_1.1, whole genome shotgun sequence genomic stretch:
- the LOC123915929 gene encoding BTB/POZ domain-containing protein NPY1 isoform X1 encodes MKYMKLGSKPDALQSDGKFVRYISSELATDIIIAVGDVKFDLHKFPLLSKSNHLQKLVSKANEDNSDEIYLNDFPGGPKAFEICAKFCYGMTVTLNAYNVVAARCAAEYLEMTENIDKGNLIFKIDVFLTSSIFRSWKDSIIVLQTAKSLLPWSEDLKIIGRCIDSIASKTSVDPVNITWSYTYNRKLAQVDKIVEEKITSKEKIESVPKDWWVEDICELDIDLYKRVMITVKSKGRMDGVVIGEALKTYAVRWLPDSVDALVSDDHAWRNKSLVETIVCLLPCDSGVGCSCSFLLKLLKVAILVEADELSRKELMNSISLKLHEASVKDLLIPARSSATTTYDIDLVQDLLNRYMTNEKKNCDSEIVEKKDKVFGESILGNRAILNVGKLVDGYLGEIAHDPHLSLSSFVDLSQSIPDFARPNHDGLYRAIDIYLKEHPSLTKSERKNICGLMNVKKLTSEASAHAAENERLPLRVIVQVVYFEHLRAAANAQAFANSLRDPPRTLVNEDEEYEKTTVKSCHSLNRQTSRMKLKDDEFRKSVKMNKSSSKNSKSGMQLLPSRSRRIFDKLWNVGKGQGENRSSETSGSSNSPTSIVLGDTKSSGSSLRHQRHSIS; translated from the exons ATGAAGTATATGAAGTTGGGTTCTAAGCCTGATGCACTTCAATCTGATGGGAAGTTTGTCAG GTACATATCTTCTGAACTAGCTACAGATATTATCATAGCCGTTGGTGACGTTAAGTTTGACCTTCACAAG TTCCCTCTATTGTCGAAGAGCAATCACTTACAAAAGTTGGTGTCAAAGGCTAACGAAGATAATTCTGATGAAATCTACTTGAACGATTTCCCTGGTGGGCCTAAGGCCTTTGAAATATGTGCAAAGTTCTGCTATGGAATGACCGTTACTCTAAATGCATACAATGTCGTGGCTGCTCGATGTGCTGCCGAGTACCTTGAGATGACGGAGAATATTGATAAAGGAAACTTGATATTTAAAATTGATGTGTTTCTTACCTCGAGTATCTTTCGAAGCTGGAAGGATTCTATAATTGTTCTCCAAACTGCTAAATCGCTTCTCCCATGGTCCGAGGATCTAAAGATCATTGGGAGATGCATAGATTCCATAGCTTCTAAAACTTCTGTGGATCCGGTGAACATCACGTGGTCTTATACTTACAACCGGAAATTAGCACAGGTCGATAAAATTGTTGAGGAGAAGATAACATCAAAAGAGAAAATTGAGTCTGTTCCGAAGGATTGGTGGGTTGAGGATATATGTGAGCTAGATATTGATCTTTATAAACGTGTAATGATTACTGTGAAATCAAAGGGAAGAATGGATGGTGTTGTGATCGGGGAGGCGCTGAAAACATATGCAGTTAGGTGGTTACCTGATTCTGTTGATGCGCTGGTTTCCGATGACCATGCATGGAGAAACAAATCTCTGGTAGAAACAATTGTCTGTTTATTGCCTTGCGATAGTGGTGTTGGTTGTTCTTGTAGTTTCTTGCTGAAGCTATTGAAAGTGGCCATACTCGTTGAAGCCGATGAATTGTCCAGAAAAGAATTGATGAACAGCATCAGCCTAAAATTGCACGAAGCTTCGGTCAAAGATTTACTTATTCCAGCTAGGTCTTCTGCGACTACTACTTATGATATTGATTTGGTGCAAGATCTTTTGAATCGGTACATGactaatgaaaagaaaaactgTGATTCGGAGATTgttgaaaagaaagataaagtATTTGGTGAATCTATTTTAGGGAATAGGGCGATATTGAATGTCGGCAAGTTGGTCGATGGTTATCTTGGAGAAATTGCACATGATCCACATCTCAGCCTCTCTAGTTTTGTCGATTTATCACAGTCAATTCCAGATTTTGCTAGACCAAATCATGACGGTTTGTACAGAGCTATCGACATCTACTTGAAG GAGCACCCAAGTTTAACAAAATCTGAAAGGAAGAACATATGTGGACTGATGAATGTCAAGAAATTAACTTCGGAGGCATCGGCGCACGCTGCAGAGAACGAACGTCTTCCACTTCGAGTTATAGTGCAAGTTGTGTATTTTGAACATCTTCGAGCTGCAGCCAACGCTCAAGCATTTGCTAACAGTCTACGTGATCCTCCACGCACACTGGTGAACGAAGATGAAGAATACGAGAAGACCACGGTAAAGAGCTGCCATTCCCTCAACAGACAAACAAGTCGCATGAAGCTTAAAGACGATGAGTTTCGTAAGAGTGTGAAAATGAACAAAAGTAGCAGCAAAAACAGCAAAAGTGGCATGCAATTGTTACCGTCGCGGTCGAGGAGAATATTTGACAAGTTATGGAATGTTGGTAAAGGACAAGGAGAGAATAGAAGCTCAGAGACTTCAGGGAGTTCTAATAGTCCAACTTCTATAGTCCTTGGAGATACCAAATCTTCTGGCTCATCATTAAGACACCAAAGACATTCCATCTCTTAG
- the LOC123915929 gene encoding BTB/POZ domain-containing protein NPY1 isoform X2 — MTVTLNAYNVVAARCAAEYLEMTENIDKGNLIFKIDVFLTSSIFRSWKDSIIVLQTAKSLLPWSEDLKIIGRCIDSIASKTSVDPVNITWSYTYNRKLAQVDKIVEEKITSKEKIESVPKDWWVEDICELDIDLYKRVMITVKSKGRMDGVVIGEALKTYAVRWLPDSVDALVSDDHAWRNKSLVETIVCLLPCDSGVGCSCSFLLKLLKVAILVEADELSRKELMNSISLKLHEASVKDLLIPARSSATTTYDIDLVQDLLNRYMTNEKKNCDSEIVEKKDKVFGESILGNRAILNVGKLVDGYLGEIAHDPHLSLSSFVDLSQSIPDFARPNHDGLYRAIDIYLKEHPSLTKSERKNICGLMNVKKLTSEASAHAAENERLPLRVIVQVVYFEHLRAAANAQAFANSLRDPPRTLVNEDEEYEKTTVKSCHSLNRQTSRMKLKDDEFRKSVKMNKSSSKNSKSGMQLLPSRSRRIFDKLWNVGKGQGENRSSETSGSSNSPTSIVLGDTKSSGSSLRHQRHSIS, encoded by the exons ATGACCGTTACTCTAAATGCATACAATGTCGTGGCTGCTCGATGTGCTGCCGAGTACCTTGAGATGACGGAGAATATTGATAAAGGAAACTTGATATTTAAAATTGATGTGTTTCTTACCTCGAGTATCTTTCGAAGCTGGAAGGATTCTATAATTGTTCTCCAAACTGCTAAATCGCTTCTCCCATGGTCCGAGGATCTAAAGATCATTGGGAGATGCATAGATTCCATAGCTTCTAAAACTTCTGTGGATCCGGTGAACATCACGTGGTCTTATACTTACAACCGGAAATTAGCACAGGTCGATAAAATTGTTGAGGAGAAGATAACATCAAAAGAGAAAATTGAGTCTGTTCCGAAGGATTGGTGGGTTGAGGATATATGTGAGCTAGATATTGATCTTTATAAACGTGTAATGATTACTGTGAAATCAAAGGGAAGAATGGATGGTGTTGTGATCGGGGAGGCGCTGAAAACATATGCAGTTAGGTGGTTACCTGATTCTGTTGATGCGCTGGTTTCCGATGACCATGCATGGAGAAACAAATCTCTGGTAGAAACAATTGTCTGTTTATTGCCTTGCGATAGTGGTGTTGGTTGTTCTTGTAGTTTCTTGCTGAAGCTATTGAAAGTGGCCATACTCGTTGAAGCCGATGAATTGTCCAGAAAAGAATTGATGAACAGCATCAGCCTAAAATTGCACGAAGCTTCGGTCAAAGATTTACTTATTCCAGCTAGGTCTTCTGCGACTACTACTTATGATATTGATTTGGTGCAAGATCTTTTGAATCGGTACATGactaatgaaaagaaaaactgTGATTCGGAGATTgttgaaaagaaagataaagtATTTGGTGAATCTATTTTAGGGAATAGGGCGATATTGAATGTCGGCAAGTTGGTCGATGGTTATCTTGGAGAAATTGCACATGATCCACATCTCAGCCTCTCTAGTTTTGTCGATTTATCACAGTCAATTCCAGATTTTGCTAGACCAAATCATGACGGTTTGTACAGAGCTATCGACATCTACTTGAAG GAGCACCCAAGTTTAACAAAATCTGAAAGGAAGAACATATGTGGACTGATGAATGTCAAGAAATTAACTTCGGAGGCATCGGCGCACGCTGCAGAGAACGAACGTCTTCCACTTCGAGTTATAGTGCAAGTTGTGTATTTTGAACATCTTCGAGCTGCAGCCAACGCTCAAGCATTTGCTAACAGTCTACGTGATCCTCCACGCACACTGGTGAACGAAGATGAAGAATACGAGAAGACCACGGTAAAGAGCTGCCATTCCCTCAACAGACAAACAAGTCGCATGAAGCTTAAAGACGATGAGTTTCGTAAGAGTGTGAAAATGAACAAAAGTAGCAGCAAAAACAGCAAAAGTGGCATGCAATTGTTACCGTCGCGGTCGAGGAGAATATTTGACAAGTTATGGAATGTTGGTAAAGGACAAGGAGAGAATAGAAGCTCAGAGACTTCAGGGAGTTCTAATAGTCCAACTTCTATAGTCCTTGGAGATACCAAATCTTCTGGCTCATCATTAAGACACCAAAGACATTCCATCTCTTAG
- the LOC123915947 gene encoding 3-hydroxyisobutyryl-CoA hydrolase-like protein 2, mitochondrial isoform X2, translating to MQRFKSLLPQTRFSSRSLFSHPRPFSAQPNYAQRNDDEEDPQNQILVQGRAKSRSAILNRPSSLNALTTSMVARLKRLYDSWEENSDIGFVLMKGKGTAFCSGADVVRLHHSLNEGNAEEAKEFFRTLYSFVYLQGTYLKPHVSILNGRTMGCGSGISLPGMFRVVTDKTIFSHPEAQIGFHPDAGASYLLSRLPGYLGEYLALTGDKLNGVEMIACRLATHYSLNARLAWLEERLGKLVTDDPSIVEASLSQYADLVYPDRSGILHKIDTIDRCFSHDTVEEIIEALEKEAAESLDEWCLTTLQKIREASPLSLKVILRSIREGRFETLDQCLVREYRISVRAISKNVSSDFVEGVRARMVDKDFTPKWDPPSLKDVSEDMVDHYFSPFSELEPELVLPTALREPYM from the exons ATGCAGAGATTCAAATCTCTGCTACCACAAACTCGATTCTCATCTCGCTCGCTATTTTCTCATCCTCGACCTTTCTCTGCTCAACCAAATTACGCTCAACGCAATGACGACGAAGAAGATCCCCAAAACCAG ATTTTGGTTCAAGGAAGAGCGAAATCTCGTTCTGCAATTCTCAACAGGCCATCTTCACTGAACGCGCTTACTACTTCAATG GTTGCTAGGTTGAAGAGGCTTTATGATTCGTGGGAAGAAAACTCTGATATTGGCTTTGTTCTAATGAAG GGTAAAGGCACGGCTTTCTGTTCTGGTGCTGATGTTGTTAGGCTGCATCACTCACTCAATGAAG GAAATGCTGAAGAAGCTAAAGAATTTTTCAGAACGTTATATTCATTTGTATATCTTCAAGGGACATATCTTAAACCACAT GTTTCTATTTTGAATGGAAGGACAATGGGCTGTGGATCTGGAATTTCTCTTCCAGGGATGTTCCGTGTGGTGACTGATAAAACT ATTTTTTCTCACCCAGAGGCTCAAATAGGCTTCCACCCTGATGCTGGTGCTTCTTACCTTTTGTCTCGTCTACCCGGCTACTTAG GGGAATACTTGGCCCTCACAGGAGATAAGCTTAATGGTGTAGAAATGATTGCTTGCCGCCTTGCTACGCATTATTCACTAAATGCA AGGCTTGCTTGGCTTGAAGAACGCCTTGGTAAACTGGTCACAGACGACCCATCTATTGTAGAGGCATCACTTTCACAATATGCTGATCTTGTCTATCCCGACAGAAGCGGCATCCTTCACAA GATTGATACTATAGATAGATGTTTCAGTCATGATACAGTGGAGGAAATCATTGAAGCTTTG GAGAAGGAGGCAGCTGAGTCTCTAGACGAGTGGTGTTTGACAACTCTCCAGAAAATAAGAGAAGCCTCACCATTGAGTTTGAAAGTTATTCTACGATCT ATACGGGAAGGTAGATTTGAAACTCTTGATCAATGTCTTGTACGTGAGTACCGCATATCCGTTAGGGCAATTTCCAAGAATGTTTCCTCTGATTTCGTTGAG GGTGTTCGAGCACGAATGGTCGATAAAGATTTTACACCCAAG TGGGATCCACCTAGTTTAAAAGATGTATCAGAGGACATGGTTGACCATTATTTCTCTCCGTTTAGCGAACTTGAGCCTGAACTGGTGCTTCCTACAGCATTGCGAGAACCTTACATGTGA
- the LOC123915947 gene encoding 3-hydroxyisobutyryl-CoA hydrolase-like protein 2, mitochondrial isoform X1, with protein MQRFKSLLPQTRFSSRSLFSHPRPFSAQPNYAQRNDDEEDPQNQILVQGRAKSRSAILNRPSSLNALTTSMVARLKRLYDSWEENSDIGFVLMKGKGTAFCSGADVVRLHHSLNEGNAEEAKEFFRTLYSFVYLQGTYLKPHVSILNGRTMGCGSGISLPGMFRVVTDKTIFSHPEAQIGFHPDAGASYLLSRLPGYLGEYLALTGDKLNGVEMIACRLATHYSLNARLAWLEERLGKLVTDDPSIVEASLSQYADLVYPDRSGILHKIDTIDRCFSHDTVEEIIEALEKEAAESLDEWCLTTLQKIREASPLSLKVILRSIREGRFETLDQCLVREYRISVRAISKNVSSDFVEVMIFSFHLFHIKQLKFVFMISLVLSFMQGVRARMVDKDFTPKWDPPSLKDVSEDMVDHYFSPFSELEPELVLPTALREPYM; from the exons ATGCAGAGATTCAAATCTCTGCTACCACAAACTCGATTCTCATCTCGCTCGCTATTTTCTCATCCTCGACCTTTCTCTGCTCAACCAAATTACGCTCAACGCAATGACGACGAAGAAGATCCCCAAAACCAG ATTTTGGTTCAAGGAAGAGCGAAATCTCGTTCTGCAATTCTCAACAGGCCATCTTCACTGAACGCGCTTACTACTTCAATG GTTGCTAGGTTGAAGAGGCTTTATGATTCGTGGGAAGAAAACTCTGATATTGGCTTTGTTCTAATGAAG GGTAAAGGCACGGCTTTCTGTTCTGGTGCTGATGTTGTTAGGCTGCATCACTCACTCAATGAAG GAAATGCTGAAGAAGCTAAAGAATTTTTCAGAACGTTATATTCATTTGTATATCTTCAAGGGACATATCTTAAACCACAT GTTTCTATTTTGAATGGAAGGACAATGGGCTGTGGATCTGGAATTTCTCTTCCAGGGATGTTCCGTGTGGTGACTGATAAAACT ATTTTTTCTCACCCAGAGGCTCAAATAGGCTTCCACCCTGATGCTGGTGCTTCTTACCTTTTGTCTCGTCTACCCGGCTACTTAG GGGAATACTTGGCCCTCACAGGAGATAAGCTTAATGGTGTAGAAATGATTGCTTGCCGCCTTGCTACGCATTATTCACTAAATGCA AGGCTTGCTTGGCTTGAAGAACGCCTTGGTAAACTGGTCACAGACGACCCATCTATTGTAGAGGCATCACTTTCACAATATGCTGATCTTGTCTATCCCGACAGAAGCGGCATCCTTCACAA GATTGATACTATAGATAGATGTTTCAGTCATGATACAGTGGAGGAAATCATTGAAGCTTTG GAGAAGGAGGCAGCTGAGTCTCTAGACGAGTGGTGTTTGACAACTCTCCAGAAAATAAGAGAAGCCTCACCATTGAGTTTGAAAGTTATTCTACGATCT ATACGGGAAGGTAGATTTGAAACTCTTGATCAATGTCTTGTACGTGAGTACCGCATATCCGTTAGGGCAATTTCCAAGAATGTTTCCTCTGATTTCGTTGAGGTaatgattttttctttccatCTTTTCCATATCAAACAacttaaatttgtttttatgatttcaCTTGTCTTGTCCTTTATGCAGGGTGTTCGAGCACGAATGGTCGATAAAGATTTTACACCCAAG TGGGATCCACCTAGTTTAAAAGATGTATCAGAGGACATGGTTGACCATTATTTCTCTCCGTTTAGCGAACTTGAGCCTGAACTGGTGCTTCCTACAGCATTGCGAGAACCTTACATGTGA
- the LOC123915964 gene encoding chorismate mutase 2 isoform X1, producing MATADNAYTLDTVREALVRQEDTIVFGLIERAKFPFNSQTYDQKYLEIPGFCGSLIEFVVKDTEIVQAKAGRYENPEENAFFPENLLSSLVPSYPFTKILHPGAASININKSIWKIYFQDLLPLFVSSGDDGNYAQTAASDLSLLQAISKRVHYGKFVAEVKFRESPQDYEPLIHAKDKEGLMKLLTFKSVEEMVKKRVEKKATLFGQGISLNSSDDNNGKQKFDPSVASKLYEKWVIPLTKEVQVEYLLQRLD from the exons ATGGCCACAGCAGATAATGCATACACTCTTGATACAGTGAGGGAGGCTTTGGTTAGACAAGAAGATACAATTGTTTTTGGTCTTATTGAGAGAGCAAAGTTTCCTTTTAATTCTCAAACTTATGATCAGAAATATCTTGAAATTCCTGGTTTTTGTGGCTCATTGATTGAGTTTGTTGTCAAAGACACTGAGATTGTTCAAGCTAAG GCTGGAAGATATGAAAACCCTGAAGAGAATGCTTTCTTTCCGGAAAATTTACTATCATCACTTGTGCCATCTTACCCTTTCACAAAG ATTTTGCATCCTGGAGCCGCTTCGATTAACATAAACAAGTCCATATGGAAAATATACTTTCAAGACTTGCTTCCGTTGTTTGTTAGTTCCGGCGATGATGGCAACTATGCACAAACTGCTGCTAGTGATCTCTCATTGTTGCAG GCTATCTCTAAAAGAGTTCATTATGGAAAGTTTGTAGCTGAAGTGAAATTCAGGGAATCTCCTCAAGACTATGAGCCTTTAATTCATGCTAAG GACAAAGAAGGGTTGATGAAATTGTTGACATTTAAGAGTGTTGAAGAGATGGTGAAGAAGAGAGTTGAAAAGAAGGCAACATTGTTTGGGCAGGGAATAAGTCTTAACAGCAGCGATGACAACAATGGTAAACAAAAGTTTGATCCATCAGTGGCTTCTAAATTGTATGAGAAATGGGTAATACCTCTTACTAAGGAGGTTCAGGTCGAGTATCTGTTGCAGCGTCTCGATTGA
- the LOC123915964 gene encoding chorismate mutase 2 isoform X2: MMMRIGFQFLILVLIISTTVRDRMATADNAYTLDTVREALVRQEDTIVFGLIERAKFPFNSQTYDQKYLEIPGFCGSLIEFVVKDTEIVQAKAGRYENPEENAFFPENLLSSLVPSYPFTKILHPGAASININKSIWKIYFQDLLPLFVSSGDDGNYAQTAASDLSLLQAISKRVHYGKFVAEVKFRESPQDYEPLIHAKDKEGLMKLLTFKSVEEMVKKRVEKKATLFGQGISLNSSDDNNGKQKFDPSVASKLYEKWVIPLTKEVQVEYLLQRLD, from the exons ATGATGATGAGGATTGGATTTCAGTTTTTGATTCTTGTGTTGATAATTTCTACAACAGTGAGAGATAGAATGGCCACAGCAGATAATGCATACACTCTTGATACAGTGAGGGAGGCTTTGGTTAGACAAGAAGATACAATTGTTTTTGGTCTTATTGAGAGAGCAAAGTTTCCTTTTAATTCTCAAACTTATGATCAGAAATATCTTGAAATTCCTGGTTTTTGTGGCTCATTGATTGAGTTTGTTGTCAAAGACACTGAGATTGTTCAAGCTAAG GCTGGAAGATATGAAAACCCTGAAGAGAATGCTTTCTTTCCGGAAAATTTACTATCATCACTTGTGCCATCTTACCCTTTCACAAAG ATTTTGCATCCTGGAGCCGCTTCGATTAACATAAACAAGTCCATATGGAAAATATACTTTCAAGACTTGCTTCCGTTGTTTGTTAGTTCCGGCGATGATGGCAACTATGCACAAACTGCTGCTAGTGATCTCTCATTGTTGCAG GCTATCTCTAAAAGAGTTCATTATGGAAAGTTTGTAGCTGAAGTGAAATTCAGGGAATCTCCTCAAGACTATGAGCCTTTAATTCATGCTAAG GACAAAGAAGGGTTGATGAAATTGTTGACATTTAAGAGTGTTGAAGAGATGGTGAAGAAGAGAGTTGAAAAGAAGGCAACATTGTTTGGGCAGGGAATAAGTCTTAACAGCAGCGATGACAACAATGGTAAACAAAAGTTTGATCCATCAGTGGCTTCTAAATTGTATGAGAAATGGGTAATACCTCTTACTAAGGAGGTTCAGGTCGAGTATCTGTTGCAGCGTCTCGATTGA